Genomic segment of Myxococcus stipitatus:
GTGTGCTCGGCGCCGTGGCGGTGGCCGTGGGGCTGGTGCTCCAGCAGCGCCAGTCGCGCGCGCCGCTCCTGCCCATCGAGCTGGTGAAGGACCGCACGGTGCTCAGCGGCGTGGCCGGAGGCATCGCGGGCGGCGCGCTGCTCTACAGCATGGCCGCGTGGGTGCCCCTGTGGATGACGGAGCACGAGGGGAAGACGCCCATCGTCGCGGGGCTGACGCTCCTGCCCATGCTGCTGGGGTGGTCGGTGGGCTCCACCTTCGGCGTGAAGCTGCTGGTGCGCGGCGGAATGCGGCTGAGCGCGGGCGTGGGCTTCGCGGTGGCCGCGACGGGCGCGGGCCTGCTGGCGCTCACCGCCGCGTATGACGGGGGCACGGGGGCCGCGCTCGCCTCGCTCGCGGTGCTGGGCATGGGGCTGGGACCCGCGGCGAGCACCTCGCTCATCGCGCCTCAATCGCGCGTGGCCTGGCATCACCGAGGCATCATCACCAGCAGCCTCTACTCGACGCGGCTGTTGGGAGGCTCGCTGACGGTGGCGGCGCTGGCGCTCGCCCGCGGCCACTTCGCCACGCAGTTCGCCATCGCCGCGGCCCTCGCGGGGACGGTGGCGCTCCTCCTCGCCGTGGTCGCGCCTGGAAGGGCCCTCGACGAGGTCTGAGCGTCCCTGCTCAGCGCGGGTGTGAAGCGTGTGCAGCCCACGTTGCACCTTGTGCCGTGCGCTGCACACGAAGCACACCGCCTCGCGTACAACCCCGCGAGGTGGCGTCGGCTCGGAGACTGGCAGCCTCCCTGCATTCGAGCCCTCCATTCGCGACACCGTCGCGGGGAGGACATCGATGGCCGAGGCGATGGAGAAGTGGGACGTGAAGGTGCTGGGAGGGCTGGGCGCGGGGCTGCTGGCCCTGGCCGGCATCTTCCTCTGGAGGGACCTGCGACTGGACAAGGAGGTGCTCCTCATCCTCGCGGCGACCGGCACGCTGGTGCTGGCGTTCTTCGAGCTCCCTGGCGCCTGGCGCCTCGCCGCTCCCGTCGCGGTGCTGTCGCTCTCGGGACTCGGTGGCCTCTGGTACGCGGCGATGCGTCACCCGCTGCTGCTGGTGGGGCTGGCGCTGATGTTCGCCGCATCTGTCGTCGCGCTCGTGCGGGCTCCGCGCCATGACGTGCTGCCTCCGGACCTCGTGCGGCATCGGCTGGTCTGGTACGGCCTCACCTGCGCGACCATCGCGGCGTCGTGGGCGTTCTACTTCCACTTCCTCACGCTGGGCGTCGCGGAGGACCACGTGGCCCGCAGGCT
This window contains:
- a CDS encoding DUF2339 domain-containing protein; the encoded protein is MAEAMEKWDVKVLGGLGAGLLALAGIFLWRDLRLDKEVLLILAATGTLVLAFFELPGAWRLAAPVAVLSLSGLGGLWYAAMRHPLLLVGLALMFAASVVALVRAPRHDVLPPDLVRHRLVWYGLTCATIAASWAFYFHFLTLGVAEDHVARRLVLTLGWLVVGVVMVLWGRQRGALFVRDAGFCFVAIAVGKALGYDTVNLDGTLRVAGLAASGLLMLGGALLTSRSTSATVRGT